From Gossypium raimondii isolate GPD5lz chromosome 11, ASM2569854v1, whole genome shotgun sequence:
GGACTgcacaattaaaataaaactaaataccCTTGGTTAGATATTAAGAAATTAAGTAGAATTAGtggtaaaagaaataaattaccTCTCCAACAGCAGCAGAAGGAGTGGTTTCAAAGAATTCCTTGAGAGTAGTAAACCAATTTGGACTTCTCTGAGGAACATACCTGCAACAAATGAAAACAGTAAAGAGAAGAGCCTAAAACTACATCTAAGtattcattttaaaagtaaCCATTTTACCAAGGATGAACTCCAAAGCATGGAATAACAGAAGGATAGTTGTCTCCCATTTCTTTGACCAAATGCCAATCTTTCTACAGTTTTCAAGAAAAACCCAAGCataatatcattataaaaaagcaaataaaataggaaaatgaaTGAGAAATCCAAGGTAAAAGGAGCGACCTCAGAAACACCATTAACagcaaaattttgaagaataGAGGATCTTAGATACACAAAATATACCCACAAAGATAAATAAGAAAGTATGATTataattttccataaaatttacATCTTAGAACTCAACTAAACTGAAAATacaaccaaaaattataaaagcattTTCACATTTTGAAGACACAGAAAAGGTACGAAAGCATGTTCCTTTGCAGTAAAAAGATTAGAAGACATTAAAAGATTATCCTAAGGCAACTTTTGAACCTTGATAAGAAAACAACCGTATAGAATTCTTGTAGCTTATTTCTGCAAGTTCCTCTTTACTAATTTCCAGCAAATTTGCAACATAATCAAGCAcctgaaggaaaagaaaaaatgaaaaaaattaagaaatctgAATGTTACAAACGGTGTGAATTGCATATAGCAGCATATCATGTGATCAAAACTAAATGATGACAcctcaaaaaaattcaactatCAGTCGTAGATGTGATAACAAAATATTTCGATGACTCTAAACTTATTGAGGTTCCATCTTCAGACCAACCCCGTCCCAACATATTAGTGCTGCTGGTAATTAGAACTCAACCCAAATAAGATCATAGTCTCCTATGCTTCCTTTATATCATATACGAATCAGATGGTACTAAGTAAGCTATGAACATCACATTTATTTTCAACTGGagaaaacaaaccaaaaatcCATAAGCTTATAAATGAAACATGATATGTACCAGAGGTGAAGGGTACTGtcctttattaattttgttttaggcTATTTCCTATGTAATTATATTTCTTGAGTTTCTACGAGAAAAGGTGCCAAAAGTAAGGTATTAGATAAAGATGTAAGCAGTCTACAGGCATATGGAAAAGATACCCATCAGTTGAACTAGAAATTATACATTATGTATGTTTGCCGGATGATTAAGCATGTCTTTTGGCAATGAAGAAGCGTCTCTTGAGGTATCAGATGAAGTGCTAACATTTGAAGCAGTAGTTCTCCCATGAGCAAAAATTTCTTGTGGAAGGGAAGGATCTTTGTCGACCAAAAATAGAGAGCTTAACTCTAAATGTGGCAATGCATCCGGAGCATCCGACTCTAAGAGGATCCTTTCCAAAGGTATCTGCAGGAATTTCAGAGGTAAGACAATTGTATACTTTGTTACATGATGATCAGATCAATGGAACAATAAACTCAATGAACTAACCGTCTTCAACATTTTGTTGGCCTTCTGCACTTTCATGGGCATGATGTATCCGGATAATGAGAAGTAAGCACCAGATTTGACAAATTCAGGAACCATCTCCGCAGAACCTAAGTAAGAATGGAGGAGGAGACCATCTGGGAAAGGCCCAATGTCCCTGAGGATATTAATACATTGCAGTAAGGAAACACATACATTAACTAAAGCATCTTACATGTACATCAGTAAACAAGCAGCTAAGATACATGCCTGATAATGAGCACTTCTATCAAAGACACTAATAGTGATAAGATACATTGCAGTAAGGAAACACATACATTAACTAAAGCATCTTACATGTACATCGGTAAACAAGCAGCTAAGATACATGCCTGATAATGAGCACTTCTAGCAAAGACACTAATAGTGATAAGTGCCAGAGATTTCAAAGGCTTTCTTGCCTTCATTATGTTATTTGTTATCTACTAAGTGGCAGATCTTAGAGAAATTGTGCTGAAACATTTTCTAAATAGTCCCTAATAATTTGTTTAAGAGAAAATCTCAGTTACAAACAGATGTAGAGAAAGTCATACTTCACTATATGAAGGAGGTCGCCAAATGCACGAACACAATGGACTGATGCTGGTTTTTTCAGCTCTTTTGCAAGCTCTAGCTGTTGCCTAAAGACTTCAATCTGGAAGATAGAACTTAAAGATTCAGAAAACTTCACGAAAATGCCTAGTATACGTGCACACACACCAAGTAATGGCAACATGTAAACAGATGCAAGTCTTTTTGTTATGCATGGAGCTGCTCTTTTTGCCTTAGAGAAAACAGAGAGTATGCTGCCTTATGAAAAAgtagaattaataaaaaataaatgacaatCAAGATAACACAAAAACAGTGAGGACCTGATCATTAAAATCAATCTCCCTTCCTTTTGAACCTTTGTCCAAGCCAATCTGAAATGTGCAAAAGCATGTTGTTATTAGAGAGGTAgctatgaaaaaatataaatccaaGCACAATAGTGTAAGAATCTAGTCCTGAAACCTtctgttttaatattttcttttttaccatGAAATTTGGAAAACTGAAGTTAGAACTCTACATCAGACCTATGGACTgcacaattaaaataaaactaaataccCTTGGTTAGATATTAAGAAATTAAGTAGAATTAGtggtaaaagaaataaattaccTCTCCAACAGCAGCAGAAGGAGTGGTTTCAAAGAATTCCTTGAGAGTAGTAAACCAATTTGGACTTCTCTGAGGAACATACCTGCAACAAATGAAAACAGTAAAAGAGAAGAGCCTAAAAACTACATCTAAGtattcattttaaaagtaaCCATTTTACCAAGGATGAACTCCAAAGCATGGAATAACAGAAGGATAGTTGTCTCCCATTTCTTTGACCAAATGCCAATCTTTCTACAGTTTTCAAGAAAAACCCAAGCataatatcattataaaaaagcaaataaaataggaaaatgaaTGAGAAATCCAAGGTAAAAGGAGCGACCTCAGAAACACCATTAACAGCAAAATTAAGGAGACCAGAATCCAAAGCAGTGGAAATGAGTTTGGGGGCTTTGTTGAGAATTCTGGGATCTTGAAGGTGGCAATGAGCATCAAACAATTTCATGGGTAGCTCTGTCTTCTTTGTGTTCGATGGTACTAGTTAGGTTTACTGTTTTCGGTTCTATAAATTTTGCCGCAAAGATTTTGGGCCTTGGAGTTAGGGAACCTTTTAGAATATCTGTTAGTTCTGTCACTGACACTAACTCCACAAGGACCACCTCCACGTTGCTTTACTTTTACACCCTTTTTCTTTTGGcataattgcataaaatacctTCAATGTTTAAGAGTTTTTAGTTTTGTGcccttaacctttttttttttatgtattgaCGCCCTCAACGTTACGATTTTTCACAAATCAATCTGGCTTTAACGGAAAACGTCAGTTGACTGCTAGT
This genomic window contains:
- the LOC105804325 gene encoding uncharacterized protein LOC105804325 isoform X1 — its product is MKLFDAHCHLQDPRILNKAPKLISTALDSGLLNFAVNGVSEKDWHLVKEMGDNYPSVIPCFGVHPWYVPQRSPNWFTTLKEFFETTPSAAVGEIGLDKGSKGREIDFNDQIEVFRQQLELAKELKKPASVHCVRAFGDLLHIVKDIGPFPDGLLLHSYLGSAEMVPEFVKSGAYFSLSGYIMPMKVQKANKMLKTIPLERILLESDAPDALPHLELSSLFLVDKDPSLPQEIFAHGRTTASNVSTSSDTSRDASSLPKDMLNHPANIHNVLDYVANLLEISKEELAEISYKNSIRLFSYQGSKVALG
- the LOC105804325 gene encoding uncharacterized protein LOC105804325 isoform X2; protein product: MKLFDAHCHLQDPRILNKAPKLISTALDSGLLNFAVNGVSEKDWHLVKEMGDNYPSVIPCFGVHPWYVPQRSPNWFTTLKEFFETTPSAAVGEIGLDKGSKGREIDFNDQIEVFRQQLELAKELKKPASVHCVRAFGDLLHIVKDIGPFPDGLLLHSYLGSAEMVPEFVKSGAYFSLSGYIMPMKVQKANKMLKTIPLERILLESDAPDALPHLELSSLFLVDKDPSLPQEIFAHGRTTASNVSTSSDTSRDASSLPKDMLNHPANIHNVLDYVANLLEISKEELAEISYKNSIRLFSYQGSKVALG